Within the Flavobacterium sp. CG_23.5 genome, the region TGCAATGAGTTTATTTTATAATTTTAAAGTTACTATTTAGCTCAAAACCTTCTCTACTAGATCAATGTAAAAGTCAGTTGGCGAAATAGTTTGACTGCAATTAGTTATAGTTTTTAAATGATCCTTTAAAAAATGTTGATGTAATGCTCCTTCAACGATTGTGGAAACAAGTGATTTGGCAAAAGGATATTCGGGATTAACCTCATTTACAAAACCTACAATTCGATTAATCACCCTTTTATAAATAAGGAAAAAGCCTTCTTTATTTTCTTGATCTACTTCTTTAGTGTGTAATGTTTTTGTAAATTCAGCAATGATAATTTTGTTCAAAACTGCTTCATTGATGTGTTCCGTTTTGTGGTCGTCATCCACTTTTTCGGTTACAATAGTTAATGCTTTCCTTAGTTTTTCTTTTGGATTACTGATGTTTGTTGTAGTAAAAACAAGTTTGTATTCCATCCAACTCCAATACCAAGAGGATAAATAAACCAATAATTTATGTTTATTTTCAAAGTAACGGTAGATAGAGCTTTCATTGGAACCTATTTTTTCTCCTAATTTTTTAAAGGTAAAATTATCAAAACCAATTTCATCTATCAAAAGGATGCTTTGTTCTATGATTTTTTTGCCCAAAGCAGAAGTTTCAGGGTCTTTAACGTAGATTTTTTCGTTGACTTGTATTTTCAGATTAGATAGGATTGTATTCATAAGTAATTATATTTCACGCAAAGATAACAGTATTACTATTAATTATGAAATTTTAACTTTTATTTATAAAAAAAGCTGCCTCAATTGAGACAGCTTCCATTTTAAATTATATAAGTTGTGGAACTACAATACCTTTTATAGTAACGAATGACAAGTCATAACGGCTGGTTTTTCAATTCCCATCAACGTTAATATCGTTGGAGCAATGTCTCCTAAAACACCATCGTGTATTTGTTTCAATTCTTTGTCAACCAAGATAATAGGCACCGGATTTGTTGTGTGCGCTGTGTTTGGACTGCCATCAGGATTAATCATGGTTTCGCAGTTTCCGTGATCGGCAATTACAATTGTAGTGTAATCATTTGCTAATGCTGCGGTAATCACTTTTTCAACACATTTGTCAACGGCTTCACACGCTTTTATTGCGGCACTCATGATACCGGTATGACCTACCATGTCACCATTGGCAAAATTAAGGCAAACAAAATCGACTTCTCCTTTATTGAGTTCAGGAACCAATGCATCTGCAAGTTCGAAAGCGCTCATTTCTGGTTGTAAATCATAAGTGGCCACTTTTGGAGAGTTTTTTAAGATTCGGCTTTCTCCTGCAAAAGGTAATTCTCTTCCACCTGAAAAGAAGAAAGTCACGTGTGGATATTTCTCTGTTTCGGCAATGCGAATTTGTTTTTTATTGGCTTTTTCTAAAACTTCTCCTAATGTTTCGGTAATGTTGTCTTTATTGTAAACGACTTTTATGTTCTTATAAGTTTCATCATAATTTGTAAGCGTTACATAATACAAATTGAGTTTATGCATGTTTTGCTCATGAAAATCTTCTTGCGACAATGCTTCGGTAAGTTCACGACCTCTATCTGTCCTGAAATTGAAGAAAATTACAACATCATCTTCCTCGATAGTGGCTAGTGGTTTATCATTTTCATCCACGATAACCGTTGGATTAATAAACTCGTCAGTTACATTGTTTAAATAACTTTCTTCAATTGATGCAACAGCATTTTTTGAATGTTTTCCTGTTCCGTTCACCAATAAATCATAGGCCAGTTTTATACGTTCCCAACGTTTATCTCTATCCATAGAATAGTAGCGACCAATTATCGAGGCAATTTTAACAGGAGTATTTGCGATGTAATTTTCAAGAAGCTGTATATAATTAACACCTGACTTTGGATCAACATCGCGACCATCGGTAAAGGCATGAACAAACACGTCTGTCAATCCGTATTGTTGTGTAGCATCAATCAATCCGCGTAAATGCGAGGTGTGAGAATGGACACCGCCATCAGAAACCAAACCTAAAAAATGTACTTTTTTGTGATTTTCTTTCGCATAAGTAAATGCATCCACTAGCACTTGTTCTTTTGCCAACGTATTATTGGCGACTGCCAGATTTATTTTAGGCAAATCTTGGAACACAATCCTTCCTGCACCCAGATTCATGTGTCCTACTTCACTATTTCCCATTTGCCCTTCTGGTAATCCTACATTCAAACCATCGGTTCGAAGTTGAGCGCTTGGGTAATTTTTGTATAAACTATTTATAAATGGAATAGTAGCATTATCAATTGCAGATACTTTAGGATCAGGAGATTTTCCCCATCCGTCCAATATCATCAGAATTACTTTTTTGTTCATTGGAATATATTTTAAGCAAAGATAAAGTATTTCTAAAAATGTTCGAATGATTCAAAACTACTATTATTCATTCGTTGCATAACGATAACATATAATGACAATTTTAATGCGTAAGAGGCTTTTTTTTAAAATTAACGCAAATTAGAATATGTTTTTTGCAGAATTGTAATCTATAAAATAACGAACACTGATGGAGAATACATGTTTTAGTTGGTCGTTAGTCAATAAATTAGTTACGTTTTTACCAAAATCCTTATTGATGTCCCGTTCAAAGTTGGCAGCATTGTTCCTGTATAAAACCGAGACCTGACTTCCTGGGGCAAACCACCACGAATAAGATAAATCAGCATTCCAGGAATAGAAACTGGAGTTCTTGTTTTGGGTGTAATTCATGTAATCAGCCAGTCTTCCGTTTTGTTCCAATGATAAAAAGTTTTTATTTTCCGCATAAGACCAATATTGGCGCAAAGCAATATTAAAAGTCATTTTACTGTTGAGTGAGTATTTTCCCGAAAGTGTGTTGGAATAAGTGAGTACGTTTCTATTGGCAAAGATAATAGCGTTTGGCGTCGCTGCATTCTGGTCCTCATCAATACTGTCGACGAAACCTTTGTTGTTATTTTGTCTAAAAAAGTTAAAATTATAAACCAAAGAAAACTTGTCGCTGAATCGATATCGGGGCCCGAGTGATACGCCATAAGAACTTCTTCCGGATTCACTTAGTTTAGTAAAAGAAGTGCTTACATCCATCGCGAATTTATTGTTGTAATTTGACGAGAAGTACATGTTAGTGCCAATCCTTTTGGGAAAAATCAAAAATCTATTTGCAGTTCTGGATTCATAATAGTCATATGATTCAAGAGGATTGGCACTCATATTTAAGCCATAAGAATGGTTTTTTTTATTTGATGCGTTAATGTTAAAATTGATATTATTTCCTTGTATTTTCCCGGTCTCTTTTTGAAATTGCGAATACATATTTAAATTCACATTAAAGGAATTGAAATGTTTTGTTGAATTTAGAATTCTGTAATTTGTATTTGCGTAAAAATTGTAATAATTAGTTTCGAAATTAATACCTAAATCATTGCTGTTAAAATCTTTCGAAACACCTTCGGTTCCAAAACTGTATCGATATTTCCCACTCGTTTCACCAAAGTTTAAGGAGTAAAACACCCCTTTCTTATCTTCGGTATCGTTGATATAACTGTATTTTAAATTCCCCGAAAGATTATAGGTGTTTTTTGTAGTATTTAAATCCCAAACTAATGCCGATACATTTGCATCACGAAAACTTCCGTTTCGAGTTACATTGGTATTAATAAATGACACCGAAGAATTTTTATGAAAGCGCTGATCCAGAACTAATACATTGTAGTTAGCATAAGGTTCTACAACCTCTCTTCTAATTTCCCCAGTATTATTATTTTGTATTGTTGCGTAGGTTTTTTCGGTTACGGCATTTAAAATTCCTATTCCCAAACCGTCTTTTGTTCTTCCCGAAATTTTCAACGCATTGATTAAATTTACACTTGCAGGGTTATCAATAATTGTTTCAGTAGATGAAGCTGTTGGATAATTTGATGGACTTCCACCAATTCTTCTGGAATACAATAAATTTCCTTTGCTAAACAAATCCGTCCCTTCGGTAAAAAAAGGCCTATTTTCATTAAATTGTTGTTCGAAAGGACCTAAATTCAAAATTTTATCATCGTATTTTGTTTGACCAAAATCCGGAATAAGGATCATATCGAGCGTAAAAGCATCGTTTATTCCGTACTTTATATCTAAACCACGTTTTAGCGTCCCGTAGGTTTTTTGTCCCTTACTGGCATTGACATAAAAAGAGGAGTAGGGCAAAAGAAAAAGACGCGTAGGTGTTTTTATATTCTCAATGCCTTCTAGTACTCCTGTCTGTTGCGTGAAAGTACCTAATTTTGAATCAATGAAATTCCACGTGTATTTATGTTTGTCTCTTTTTATTTCTCGAAAAAAGTTGAGTCCCCATTTTTGTTTGTTTTCACTAGAAAATCTCAATGCTGCATACGGAATTCGCATTTCTACAACCCAACCAAAATCAGTAATTACCGCTTTGCTTTTCCATACCGCATCCCATGAATAATCCTCGCCATTTGAATCGGTTACGATACAATCTGCTTGGCCATCGGATGCCGAAACGTAAAATTGAAAATCTTGTTGACCATCATTAAAACCATTTATGAAAACCCCAAATAAGTCGGAAGTACCGTTATTATCCCTTTGTGTAATTTCTTTTAAGATTTTTTTAGGCTCATTATCATACATTAATGCGGCAACGTAAATCGCGTCATTGTCATATAATAATTTTACTTCGGTTCTTTTATTTTCGGGAATTGGCTTGCCATTATCGGGTTGAAACATGATAAAATCAGTAGCAATTGGAGCTGATTTCCAGATGTTTTCATCTATTTTCCCGTCAATGTTTATGTTGTCCGAAATGAATTTAGTTAGTAATACTTTTTTTTGGCTATAGCCAAGAATTGAAAATAGAAGTACGCAGCAATAAAGTATTTTGTGCATCATTTTTTGATTGATTGTGATGATTGATGAAAATAGATTCAAAAAAACCTAATTTCACTAATAGACTATGCTTTTAAATATTTGTTACAATTATTTTGAATAAAAACGAATATTTACTTTACGGTCGGATTTATACAATTGAAAAATTTTTCTTTTTTTCGATCATATTTTGAAGAGATGAAGTTGTAATCTGAAATTTAAATTTAATTTTTTATCACATTATAATCAATAAAATAGCGAAGACTTACGGAAACCACATTTGTTAGATTGCCATTAAAAACACTTTTAAAGTTTGTAGATAAATTTTTCTCAACAGTGCTGGCTCGTTCAAGGGAATAATTTCGATATAGGAATGAAATTTCACTTCCGGGTGCAAACCACCATGAATAGGATAAATCAAAATTCCATGAATTAAAATTCCGATCTTTATTTTTGATGTAATTAGGATTCGGAATTAAATAACCGTCGTTTTGGAGCGTGAAAAATTCATGATTTTGGGAATAGGACCAATAATATCTTGCGGTAAGATTGATCGTCATTTTATTGTTTAGGGCATATTTTCCCGTGAGGTCATTTTGTAATATTTCTCTATTTCGTTCACCAAAAATAATTCCCGCCTTATCAAATGCCGCCCATCCTATATCATTTTTTTTGTTGGTGTAATCTAATATATAGGAGAGTGAAAATTTGTCATTAAACCTGTATTTCGGACCTAAAGCTAGGCCATAAGTAATTCTGCCGTCTTGGTCAAATAGCGTAAAACTTGGAGTGAAGTCAAAAGTAAAAGCATTATTGCTATTGAATTCAGTTCCAAAATAAGATGCTATTCTCCTTGGGATTTGTAAATATCTTCCGTTTTCACGTGGCTCGTAAAAATCGAACGTTTCGGATGGGATTATTACCAATGCCAATTCAAAATAATTGTTGCCTCGTGATCTTGCCTTTATAACCGTTTTATACCAACCTTCTTGCAATTTGCCAGTGGTATTTTGAATTTCTAAATTCAGTTCCTGTTCGACCTTAAATGTATTGAAATATTTTATGGGATTCAATATTCTGTAGCTGGCGTTAGCTAAAGCACTATGATAATTGGTGTAAAAAATAATTCCTAAGTCGTTAATGTCATAATCTCGTGAAAGATATTTTCCGGAAACATAATATCGATATTTTCCGCTTGTTTTTGCAAAGGTTAATGCCGTCTTAAAGCCTGTATAATCTTCGATTGTGTTTATGGAACTGTATTTAAAATCACCAAATAAGCTATAAGTATTTGCTTTTGTATTCAAGTCAAATAATAGTGCGGAAACATTTGCGTCTCTAAATTCTCCATTACGTGTCGTATTTGTATTTACAAACGAAACAGATGAGTTCTGATTAAAGCGCTGGTCAAAAACTAATACATTATAATTCGTTAAAGGTTCAATAACTTCTTTTCTGGTTTCGTTGGTGTCATTATTTCTAATAGTAGCAAACGTTTTTTTAGTAATAGCATTCAAAAAACCAATTCCTAAACCTTTCTCCGTTCTACCTGATACTTTTACAGCATTGATTAATTTTACGCTACTAGGATAATTTGTGATTTCTTCGTTATCTGCAATTTGTGGTTCTGTACTCGGTGCCCCACCAATTCTTCTGGAATAAAATAATCCGCCTTTATTAAATAGATCCGTTCCTTCAGTAAAAAAAGGGCGGTTTTCATCAAGCCTTTGCTCGAAAGGCTCGAGATTTAAAATAGCATTGTCAAATTTTGTCTGTCCAAAGTCAGGAACTAAAATGGCATCCAGTGTAAAGGAATCATTAATTCCGTATTTTATATCTAAACCAGCTTTGAATGTTCTGTCAGAAGCAAAAGCATCTTGTTGATGGTATGCTGAAATATAGGGTATTAAAAAAAGGCGGGTTGGAGTGTTAATATTTTCTATTCCTTCAAGGATTCCAGCTTGTGGAATTACTGCGCCAATCTTGGTGTCCACTCTATTCCAAGTGTATTTTTGAACATCGCGTTTTATTTCACGCATAAAATTGATGCCCCAAGTTTGTTTTTCAGCATTCGAAAATCGTAAAGCTGCATAAGGGATTTTCATTTCTACGACCCAACCAAAGTCAGTAAGGGTTGCTTTACTGTCCCAAATGGCGTCCCAAGTAAAATCTTCATTGTCTTCGGTTGCCAAACAATCCATTTGAACACCTGCTGAACTTACGAAAAATCTAAAATCTTGCTGTCCATCATTGAATCCGTTAATATAAACCGAAAAAACATCAGATACACCAAAAACATCGCGATTGGTTATTTCTTTTTTTATTTTTTCAGGCTCGTTATCGTATAATATAGCAGCAATATAAATGGCATTGTTATCGTACAATACTTTTACTTCTGTTTTTTTATCAGCACTAATTGGTTTTCCGTTATCAGGTTCGTACATGACAAAATCAGTGGCTACGGCGCTATTTTTCCAAATCTCTTCGTTGATTTTGCCGTCAATAGTAATGTTCTCATTTATGGATTTAGCATGAAGAACTTTTTTTTGGCTATAAGTTGTAATGTTGCAAATAATGAAAAAAAGCAAAGGCAAATACTGATATTTCGTCATAAATTAGGATTGTAAGCAAACAAAAATAACAAAATTAACATACAAAGTGATTATTTTGTGACAATAAACTCAATAATTAAGATGATTTTGCGTTCTATAAAGATTAAATTTATCTTAATTTTAGTTTCGACTGTATAATTTTGCGTACGTTTGCCATCTCAAATTAATGTTTAACTTAAAGCTATTCAATGATTTATAAGATATTCCCTGCAATTCTATTCTTGCTTTTTTCATTTACTCCAAGCAAAACAAATTTTTCTGAGCCAAAGAGCATTAAACCTGCAGTTTATGCTAAAGTAACAACCTCTAGCATAGATGCTAAGATTGAAATGGTTTACAGTAGTCTGCATTCCAACCAATTTGGCTTGCCTAAATTGGAAAGTTTCACGGAAGCCCTGAAAGGTTTTTATTTGTTGAAAGAAAAAGGATTAGTTCAAAAAGACATTTTGACTTTAGTAGATTTTAGTTTGTCATCGAGTACCAAAAGACTTTGGGTAATCGATTTGACAACAAATACTATATTGTATAACTCTCTTGTTGCACATGGAAGAAATACTGGCGATGATTTTGCTTCTTCTTTTTCCAACTCGGCAGAGTCTTTTAAAAGTAGTTTAGGGTTTTACTCAACAGGTGAAATTTATAACGGCAAACATGGAATGTCTCTTAAGCTTGATGGATTAGAAAAGGGTGTAAATGATAATGCTAGAAATAGAGGCGTGGTTATGCATGCTGCGGATTATGTTTCTAATTCATTTGTAAAGAGCAACCATAGGTTAGGAAGAAGCCAAGGTTGTCCTGCTATACCGGTAGAGTTATCTAAGGATATCATCAATGCGATAAAAAACAAATCATGTTTGTTTATCTATCATCCTTCAAGAAGTTTTAAATTGAGGTCGGAATTAATTTCCTGATTTTTTTGAACATAATAAAATATTCTCGAATATTTTCGATTTAAAATGGTATACTATTTTTAGTATGCCATTTTTTTTTATCAAAAAAAAAGTATCGCTCACAATGAATAATGAATGCTTTATCTAATCCTTTCGTTCTATAATTTTTCAAAGTGCTATTCCTCGAATTAAATAGCGATTTTTTGTTCGAATAATACTTTGAAATTCTTATAAAACGAGATTACTCCTGCTACTTGCTCATTGTGTAAACCAGCATAATGAAGGGTGGTCTCTAAATTTCAACCATCAAAATGACAACTTTTCAGTTTGAATTACAAGTTGGTCTGCTGAAAAAGTTTCTTTTGCAGCTATTTCTTAGCTGTTTTACATTTTTTTTCAAAATAATTTTTCTGCAATATAAAGGTATAATAATTTCATATTAAATTCTTTATGTATAAGAGATGCTTTATTAAAAGGCTTTTGGAAGTGAGTTTGTGATTTTTTTCAAAAAAAAAACTTGCATTGAACCTATTTTATTCTCTATATTTGCACCGTTGTTAATGCGAAAGTAGCTCAGTTGGTAGAGCTCCAGCCTTCCAAGCTGGTTGTCGCGAGTTCGAGCCTCGTCTTTCGCTCTAAACCTCAAATTTTTGGTTTGAGGTTTTTTATTTTATTGTTTTAATGCGAAAGTAGCTCAGTTGGTAGAGCTCCAGCCTTCCAAGCTGGTTGTCGCGAGTTCGAGCCTCGTCTTTCGCTCCAAAAACCTCAAACTTTTGTTTGAGGTTTTTTATTTTAAAGTTGTGCGAGAAGTTTATCCCTTGAACGAAGGGATACGGGAAGCCTCGTCTTTCGCTCTTTTTAAAAAACCGTCTCATTTTACAACAAGACGGTTTTTTTTATTTTATAAAACTTAAATCGGTTCCGCTTTCTAATTCTACCGGAATTTGGTTTTGTCTAAAAAGCCGGGCTGATAAATTCCCTTTCAAAATAATTGTTGACCCTTTTACATCTAGCCAACTTCCTTCTCGCAGTCCCAATACAGGAACCGAGTTGAAAGCATGAAATTCTTGTATTCTGGTTTCGCGAGTTTCCCCCATATGTTTCGATTGAACATCGGCATCTAGATAATGAGGATTCAAATTAAAAGGAATTAGTCCCAAAGTTTTAAAACTTGGCGGATAAACAATAGGCATGTCATTAGTGGTTTGCATCGTTAATCCACAAATATTGCTTCCTGCGCTAGTTCCTAAATATGGAGTCCCGTTTTTCACCGTTTCTGCAAGAACGATCATGCTGTTGTTTTTGTACAATTGGGATACCAATAAAAACGTATTGCCACCACCGGTAAAAATTCCTTCCGCGTTTTGGATTGCTGATGCCGCATTTTCAAATTCATGAATTCCTTTCACGGCTATATTTATTTTGGCGAAAGCCAAAGTAACTTTTTCAGTGTAATCCTCATGTGAAATACCTCCGGGACGTGCATAAGGAATAAAAAGAATTGTTGCGCATTCCTTGAAATGTAACTGTAATTCAGGTAAAATATAGTCTAAATAGTCTCCACCGTGAAGAGTGGAGGTACTGGCGATAATGCTGTTTTTCATTTTATGTGGTAATAGATAGTTTTGGGATAAAGATATTAAATCATGCTTTTTAAAGTTGCTTTCTTAAGTTTTTAATTAACATATTTTTACCAAGTCATTAGTAATTAATTTAGAATATAGTAAGATACTTTTACTGAACTACAATTATTGGAATTTGACTGTAAACTGATGACTAGAGCCCTTTGTGTTTTTTTTATTTTAATAGCTACTAAGGCAATGGCGCAAGAAACAATTCCAGTACAATTGAATGGAAAAGTTAGTACGGGTTTGTCCAACCTCGAGGGGGTTTACGTCATCAATTTGAAAACTGAAAAAGCTGCAATTACTGATAAGGATGGCTATTTTTCCATTCCCGCAGCAGTTGGCGACACACTAATGTTCTCAGCCATTCAATTTAGAGCGATAAAGGTTAATTTAACCAAAATTTTTTTTGAACAAGATTTATTTTCTGTGATGATGATGCCAATTGTGAATCAATTAAAAGAAGTCATCGTTAAAAATCACAGCAATATCAATGCATTATCGCTGGGAATTATTCCAAAAGGACAAAAGTCATATACGGAGGCAGAGCGTAAATTGTATACTGCTACCGATCTTAATGCCTCTTCAAGTGCAAGTGTGAGGGGAATGGCTGGTGGTTCGATTTCTGCGGATCCTTTATTAAATTTTCTTTCCGGAAGGACTAAAATGCTAAAAAAAGAGATTGAAGTCGAAAAAAAGGAATCATATTTGAGAAAATTAGAAAATATGTTTGATATGGATTATTTTATGAAGAAGTTAAAAATACCTTCGGAATATGTGAAGGGATTTGAGTATTATGCGGTAGAAAATGAAAAGTTTATCAAAATTCTAAATTCAAATAATATAACCGTAACCGAATTTTTACTAGGAGAATTAGCGGCTAAGTTTAACGAAATTACCGCCAGTGAAAATAAATAATACACTACTGTTAGTTTTATTGCTACTGACTCAAATTGTTTTTGGGCAAAATAGCAACGGAAAAGAAATTCAAGGAAGAATTATTGCTGATTCTACTGCTGTTGAAGGAGTGAATATATCAAATTCAACAAATCAAATAACGACTACTTCTGATAAAAACGGTCTCTTTTCACTTTTTGTAAAAGAAGGCGATATTTTGGTGATTTCAGCAGTTAATCTCGTAACTTTACGTAGGAAAGTCAGTAAGAAAGAATTAGTGTCAAATGAAATTCAAATTCGTATGACATCCAAAAGTATTGCTTTAAAAGAAGTTGTTGTCAATGAGAATTCACAAATCACGGCAGAAAATCTTGGAATTATTCCTTACGGACAAAAAAAATACACCCCAGCAGAACGAAAATTGTAC harbors:
- a CDS encoding carboxypeptidase-like regulatory domain-containing protein, with amino-acid sequence MAQETIPVQLNGKVSTGLSNLEGVYVINLKTEKAAITDKDGYFSIPAAVGDTLMFSAIQFRAIKVNLTKIFFEQDLFSVMMMPIVNQLKEVIVKNHSNINALSLGIIPKGQKSYTEAERKLYTATDLNASSSASVRGMAGGSISADPLLNFLSGRTKMLKKEIEVEKKESYLRKLENMFDMDYFMKKLKIPSEYVKGFEYYAVENEKFIKILNSNNITVTEFLLGELAAKFNEITASENK
- a CDS encoding murein L,D-transpeptidase catalytic domain family protein gives rise to the protein MIYKIFPAILFLLFSFTPSKTNFSEPKSIKPAVYAKVTTSSIDAKIEMVYSSLHSNQFGLPKLESFTEALKGFYLLKEKGLVQKDILTLVDFSLSSSTKRLWVIDLTTNTILYNSLVAHGRNTGDDFASSFSNSAESFKSSLGFYSTGEIYNGKHGMSLKLDGLEKGVNDNARNRGVVMHAADYVSNSFVKSNHRLGRSQGCPAIPVELSKDIINAIKNKSCLFIYHPSRSFKLRSELIS
- a CDS encoding TetR/AcrR family transcriptional regulator, encoding MNTILSNLKIQVNEKIYVKDPETSALGKKIIEQSILLIDEIGFDNFTFKKLGEKIGSNESSIYRYFENKHKLLVYLSSWYWSWMEYKLVFTTTNISNPKEKLRKALTIVTEKVDDDHKTEHINEAVLNKIIIAEFTKTLHTKEVDQENKEGFFLIYKRVINRIVGFVNEVNPEYPFAKSLVSTIVEGALHQHFLKDHLKTITNCSQTISPTDFYIDLVEKVLS
- the pepE gene encoding dipeptidase PepE encodes the protein MKNSIIASTSTLHGGDYLDYILPELQLHFKECATILFIPYARPGGISHEDYTEKVTLAFAKINIAVKGIHEFENAASAIQNAEGIFTGGGNTFLLVSQLYKNNSMIVLAETVKNGTPYLGTSAGSNICGLTMQTTNDMPIVYPPSFKTLGLIPFNLNPHYLDADVQSKHMGETRETRIQEFHAFNSVPVLGLREGSWLDVKGSTIILKGNLSARLFRQNQIPVELESGTDLSFIK
- a CDS encoding DUF5916 domain-containing protein gives rise to the protein MHKILYCCVLLFSILGYSQKKVLLTKFISDNINIDGKIDENIWKSAPIATDFIMFQPDNGKPIPENKRTEVKLLYDNDAIYVAALMYDNEPKKILKEITQRDNNGTSDLFGVFINGFNDGQQDFQFYVSASDGQADCIVTDSNGEDYSWDAVWKSKAVITDFGWVVEMRIPYAALRFSSENKQKWGLNFFREIKRDKHKYTWNFIDSKLGTFTQQTGVLEGIENIKTPTRLFLLPYSSFYVNASKGQKTYGTLKRGLDIKYGINDAFTLDMILIPDFGQTKYDDKILNLGPFEQQFNENRPFFTEGTDLFSKGNLLYSRRIGGSPSNYPTASSTETIIDNPASVNLINALKISGRTKDGLGIGILNAVTEKTYATIQNNNTGEIRREVVEPYANYNVLVLDQRFHKNSSVSFINTNVTRNGSFRDANVSALVWDLNTTKNTYNLSGNLKYSYINDTEDKKGVFYSLNFGETSGKYRYSFGTEGVSKDFNSNDLGINFETNYYNFYANTNYRILNSTKHFNSFNVNLNMYSQFQKETGKIQGNNINFNINASNKKNHSYGLNMSANPLESYDYYESRTANRFLIFPKRIGTNMYFSSNYNNKFAMDVSTSFTKLSESGRSSYGVSLGPRYRFSDKFSLVYNFNFFRQNNNKGFVDSIDEDQNAATPNAIIFANRNVLTYSNTLSGKYSLNSKMTFNIALRQYWSYAENKNFLSLEQNGRLADYMNYTQNKNSSFYSWNADLSYSWWFAPGSQVSVLYRNNAANFERDINKDFGKNVTNLLTNDQLKHVFSISVRYFIDYNSAKNIF
- a CDS encoding carboxypeptidase-like regulatory domain-containing protein, producing the protein MKINNTLLLVLLLLTQIVFGQNSNGKEIQGRIIADSTAVEGVNISNSTNQITTTSDKNGLFSLFVKEGDILVISAVNLVTLRRKVSKKELVSNEIQIRMTSKSIALKEVVVNENSQITAENLGIIPYGQKKYTPAERKLYTATSGGGIDGLLNTISGRKAMLKKEIVVEKKEHSLARMEILFDDKYYIETLRIPYDYIRGFQYYCVEDARFSEALETKNKTLVMFLIVTLAEKYNKTIENEK
- the gpmI gene encoding 2,3-bisphosphoglycerate-independent phosphoglycerate mutase, with translation MNKKVILMILDGWGKSPDPKVSAIDNATIPFINSLYKNYPSAQLRTDGLNVGLPEGQMGNSEVGHMNLGAGRIVFQDLPKINLAVANNTLAKEQVLVDAFTYAKENHKKVHFLGLVSDGGVHSHTSHLRGLIDATQQYGLTDVFVHAFTDGRDVDPKSGVNYIQLLENYIANTPVKIASIIGRYYSMDRDKRWERIKLAYDLLVNGTGKHSKNAVASIEESYLNNVTDEFINPTVIVDENDKPLATIEEDDVVIFFNFRTDRGRELTEALSQEDFHEQNMHKLNLYYVTLTNYDETYKNIKVVYNKDNITETLGEVLEKANKKQIRIAETEKYPHVTFFFSGGRELPFAGESRILKNSPKVATYDLQPEMSAFELADALVPELNKGEVDFVCLNFANGDMVGHTGIMSAAIKACEAVDKCVEKVITAALANDYTTIVIADHGNCETMINPDGSPNTAHTTNPVPIILVDKELKQIHDGVLGDIAPTILTLMGIEKPAVMTCHSLL
- a CDS encoding DUF5916 domain-containing protein: MTKYQYLPLLFFIICNITTYSQKKVLHAKSINENITIDGKINEEIWKNSAVATDFVMYEPDNGKPISADKKTEVKVLYDNNAIYIAAILYDNEPEKIKKEITNRDVFGVSDVFSVYINGFNDGQQDFRFFVSSAGVQMDCLATEDNEDFTWDAIWDSKATLTDFGWVVEMKIPYAALRFSNAEKQTWGINFMREIKRDVQKYTWNRVDTKIGAVIPQAGILEGIENINTPTRLFLIPYISAYHQQDAFASDRTFKAGLDIKYGINDSFTLDAILVPDFGQTKFDNAILNLEPFEQRLDENRPFFTEGTDLFNKGGLFYSRRIGGAPSTEPQIADNEEITNYPSSVKLINAVKVSGRTEKGLGIGFLNAITKKTFATIRNNDTNETRKEVIEPLTNYNVLVFDQRFNQNSSVSFVNTNTTRNGEFRDANVSALLFDLNTKANTYSLFGDFKYSSINTIEDYTGFKTALTFAKTSGKYRYYVSGKYLSRDYDINDLGIIFYTNYHSALANASYRILNPIKYFNTFKVEQELNLEIQNTTGKLQEGWYKTVIKARSRGNNYFELALVIIPSETFDFYEPRENGRYLQIPRRIASYFGTEFNSNNAFTFDFTPSFTLFDQDGRITYGLALGPKYRFNDKFSLSYILDYTNKKNDIGWAAFDKAGIIFGERNREILQNDLTGKYALNNKMTINLTARYYWSYSQNHEFFTLQNDGYLIPNPNYIKNKDRNFNSWNFDLSYSWWFAPGSEISFLYRNYSLERASTVEKNLSTNFKSVFNGNLTNVVSVSLRYFIDYNVIKN